One Megasphaera elsdenii DSM 20460 genomic window carries:
- the purN gene encoding phosphoribosylglycinamide formyltransferase, with protein sequence MTKKKMVIFASGRGSNAIALHDAVEDGKINAEIKALVCDIPGAPVMDRAKEWGVPVILADRKSFDSKEAFEKYILDAIEPYQADVICLAGFMRLLSGDFISHYEHKMLNIHPALLPSFRGLHAQRQAVEAGVKIAGCTVHFVVPDMDAGPIILQSAVPVYEDDTEDTLAARILTKEHPTYVRAAALFCDDKLTIDGNVVKGTQE encoded by the coding sequence ATGACTAAGAAGAAAATGGTCATTTTCGCATCGGGCCGCGGCTCCAATGCCATCGCCCTCCACGATGCCGTCGAAGATGGCAAGATCAATGCGGAAATCAAGGCCCTGGTCTGCGATATCCCAGGCGCACCGGTCATGGACCGGGCTAAGGAATGGGGCGTACCGGTCATTCTGGCTGACCGCAAATCCTTCGACTCGAAAGAAGCTTTTGAAAAATACATCCTCGACGCCATCGAACCGTATCAGGCCGACGTCATCTGCCTGGCCGGCTTCATGCGCCTCTTGAGCGGTGATTTCATTTCCCATTATGAACACAAGATGCTCAATATCCATCCGGCCCTGTTGCCGTCGTTCCGAGGTCTTCACGCCCAGCGCCAGGCCGTCGAAGCCGGCGTCAAGATCGCTGGCTGCACGGTCCATTTCGTCGTACCCGACATGGACGCCGGCCCGATCATCTTGCAGTCGGCCGTACCGGTCTACGAAGACGATACGGAAGATACGCTGGCTGCCCGGATCCTCACCAAGGAACATCCGACCTACGTCAGAGCGGCAGCACTCTTTTGCGATGATAAATTGACTATCGACGGCAATGTCGTCAAAGGGACTCAGGAATAG
- the purF gene encoding amidophosphoribosyltransferase produces MFYDPIWDKQHEECGVLGIYDKHLDIPRYIYWGLFALQHRGQESGGIALTDGQDIHTFRGMGLISTVFANGVPDEEGGPVGIGHVRYSTTGSNNPRNIQPLAVYTPMGQLALAHNGNLTNTRVLREELDRGGATFQTTMDSEIIVNLISRSQKDTIEERIMESMNRIQGAYSLVLMTKDTLYGVRDPYGFRPLCIGRTDEGGWVLASETCALDAIGAKFVRDVQPGEFVQINEKGVKSSIFAKAPRKQVCSFEYIYFARPDSVIDGQDVYQARLNMGREMWNETQYDADIVISVPDSGNTAAIGYAQASGIPFKHGLIKNRYMGRTFIKPNQKQRELAVRMKLNVVKSVVKGKRIVMVDDSIVRGTTSGIICKLLREAGAKEVYMCVSAPPIKYPCFYGIDTSVRKELIASTFSVEQIQKYIGVDKLHFISIDGLNRAVEHIPKEDMCLACFNNDYPTETPQANEEGEKYALEHK; encoded by the coding sequence ATGTTTTACGATCCGATTTGGGATAAGCAGCATGAAGAATGTGGTGTCTTAGGTATTTACGATAAACACCTCGATATTCCCCGCTATATCTACTGGGGGTTGTTCGCATTACAGCATCGTGGCCAGGAAAGCGGCGGCATCGCCCTGACTGACGGCCAGGATATCCATACGTTCCGCGGCATGGGCCTCATCAGCACGGTCTTCGCCAACGGCGTACCTGACGAAGAAGGCGGCCCTGTCGGTATCGGCCACGTCCGCTATTCGACGACAGGCTCCAATAATCCCCGCAACATCCAGCCCCTGGCCGTATACACGCCCATGGGACAGCTGGCCCTGGCGCACAACGGCAACCTGACCAATACGCGGGTCCTGCGGGAAGAACTGGACCGCGGCGGCGCGACGTTCCAGACGACCATGGACAGTGAAATCATCGTCAACCTCATCAGCCGCAGCCAGAAAGACACCATCGAAGAACGCATCATGGAAAGCATGAACCGCATCCAGGGGGCGTACTCGCTGGTACTCATGACGAAAGATACGCTCTACGGCGTCCGCGACCCCTACGGTTTCCGCCCGCTCTGCATCGGCCGTACCGATGAAGGCGGCTGGGTCCTGGCTTCGGAAACGTGTGCCCTCGACGCCATCGGTGCCAAGTTTGTCCGCGACGTACAGCCTGGCGAATTTGTCCAGATCAACGAAAAAGGCGTCAAATCGTCGATTTTTGCCAAGGCACCGCGCAAGCAGGTCTGTTCCTTCGAATACATTTACTTCGCCCGTCCGGACAGTGTCATCGACGGCCAGGATGTCTATCAGGCTCGCCTGAACATGGGCCGGGAAATGTGGAACGAAACGCAGTATGATGCGGATATCGTCATTTCCGTCCCGGACAGCGGCAACACGGCGGCCATCGGCTATGCCCAGGCTTCAGGCATCCCCTTCAAGCACGGCCTCATCAAGAACCGCTACATGGGCCGTACCTTCATCAAGCCGAACCAGAAACAGCGTGAACTGGCAGTCCGCATGAAATTGAACGTCGTCAAGTCCGTCGTCAAGGGCAAGCGGATCGTCATGGTCGACGACTCCATCGTCCGCGGCACGACGAGCGGCATCATCTGCAAGCTCCTGCGCGAAGCCGGCGCCAAGGAAGTCTACATGTGCGTATCGGCACCGCCTATCAAATACCCCTGCTTCTACGGTATCGACACGTCGGTCCGCAAGGAACTCATCGCTTCGACGTTCAGTGTCGAACAGATCCAGAAGTACATCGGCGTCGACAAACTCCATTTCATTTCCATCGATGGCCTTAACCGGGCTGTCGAACATATCCCCAAGGAAGATATGTGCTTAGCTTGCTTCAACAACGACTATCCTACGGAAACTCCGCAGGCCAATGAGGAAGGAGAAAAATATGCTCTCGAACACAAATAA
- a CDS encoding IMP cyclohydrolase: MKVKRALISVSDKTGVVELGKALADLGIEIISTGGTMRTLKEAGVPVIAVQDVTGFPEMMDGRVKTLNPKIHGAILAVRDNPEHVKAMKEHDIKPIDLVVVNLYPFQQTIAKPDVTLAEAIENIDIGGPCMVRASAKNNKYVAIVTNPAKYGEIISILQKDGEFSDQYRLELAQEAFHHTAVYDTAIAAYLAEQVQKGAAK; this comes from the coding sequence ATGAAAGTAAAACGCGCACTCATTAGTGTATCTGATAAGACGGGCGTCGTCGAACTGGGCAAAGCCCTGGCAGACCTCGGCATCGAAATCATCTCCACCGGCGGCACCATGCGGACTCTGAAAGAAGCAGGCGTACCGGTCATCGCCGTTCAGGACGTCACGGGTTTCCCGGAAATGATGGACGGCCGCGTCAAGACGCTGAATCCGAAAATCCATGGCGCTATCCTGGCGGTCCGCGACAATCCGGAACACGTCAAGGCCATGAAAGAACACGACATCAAGCCGATCGACCTGGTCGTCGTCAACCTCTATCCGTTCCAGCAGACTATTGCCAAACCGGATGTCACCCTGGCAGAAGCCATTGAAAACATCGACATCGGCGGCCCCTGCATGGTCCGTGCTTCGGCCAAGAACAATAAATACGTTGCTATCGTCACCAATCCGGCTAAATACGGCGAAATCATTTCCATCCTCCAGAAGGACGGCGAATTTTCCGACCAGTACCGCCTGGAACTGGCTCAGGAAGCTTTCCATCATACGGCTGTCTATGATACGGCCATTGCCGCATACTTAGCGGAACAGGTTCAGAAGGGGGCTGCAAAATAA
- the purD gene encoding phosphoribosylamine--glycine ligase: MKVAVIGGGGREHTLAWKLAQSPSVDKLYAIPGSAAMSEVAQCVDIALSDLDAITDYAQKEGIDMLVVGPEVPLTEGLADLAQSKGLAVFGPNKAAAQMEGSKVFAKNLMKKYHVPTAAYASFTDGDAAKAYIKEQGAPIVVKADGLAAGKGVVVAQTEAEAIEAVNAMMEDHIFGASGGRIVIEECMVGEEASLLAFVDGKTIVPMISAQDHKRIFDNDEGPNTGGMGAYAPAPVVTPEIRKEVEEKILKPVVDGLKQEGITYQGCLYAGLMITADGPKVVEFNCRFGDPETQAVLPLLDGDLAQIMYACAKGTLTADMVHWKDAAACCVIMASAGYPASSHKGDVISGLDAVDKEDVMVFHSGTAKKDDQYVTNGGRVLGVTAVAPDLKSAIEKAYDNVKRIHFDGQQVRSDIGAKGLKHLK; the protein is encoded by the coding sequence ATGAAGGTAGCAGTCATCGGCGGCGGCGGCCGCGAACATACTTTAGCCTGGAAACTGGCCCAGAGCCCGAGTGTCGATAAACTCTACGCCATCCCTGGCAGTGCCGCTATGAGTGAAGTCGCCCAGTGCGTCGACATCGCCTTGTCCGACCTGGACGCCATCACGGACTATGCCCAAAAAGAAGGCATCGACATGCTCGTCGTCGGCCCGGAAGTCCCCTTGACCGAAGGCCTTGCCGACCTGGCTCAGTCCAAGGGTCTGGCTGTCTTTGGCCCCAACAAGGCTGCTGCTCAGATGGAAGGGTCGAAGGTCTTCGCCAAGAACCTCATGAAGAAATACCATGTCCCGACGGCAGCCTACGCTTCCTTTACCGATGGCGATGCCGCCAAGGCCTATATTAAAGAACAGGGCGCACCCATCGTCGTCAAAGCCGACGGCCTGGCTGCCGGCAAAGGCGTCGTCGTCGCCCAGACGGAAGCAGAAGCCATCGAAGCGGTCAATGCCATGATGGAAGACCATATCTTCGGCGCTTCCGGCGGCCGCATCGTCATCGAAGAATGCATGGTCGGTGAAGAAGCGAGCCTCCTGGCTTTCGTCGACGGCAAGACCATCGTGCCCATGATTTCTGCTCAGGACCACAAGCGTATCTTCGATAACGACGAAGGCCCCAACACGGGCGGCATGGGAGCGTATGCTCCGGCACCGGTCGTTACGCCGGAAATCCGCAAGGAAGTCGAAGAAAAGATCTTGAAACCCGTCGTCGACGGCCTGAAGCAGGAAGGCATTACCTATCAGGGCTGCCTTTACGCCGGCCTCATGATTACGGCGGACGGCCCGAAAGTCGTCGAATTCAACTGCCGCTTCGGCGACCCTGAAACGCAGGCTGTTTTGCCGCTCCTCGACGGCGACCTGGCACAGATCATGTACGCCTGCGCCAAAGGCACGCTGACGGCTGACATGGTCCATTGGAAAGACGCTGCTGCCTGCTGCGTCATCATGGCTTCTGCCGGCTATCCCGCTTCGTCCCATAAGGGCGATGTCATCAGCGGCCTCGACGCTGTCGATAAAGAAGACGTCATGGTCTTCCATTCCGGCACGGCCAAGAAAGACGACCAGTACGTCACCAACGGCGGCCGCGTCCTCGGCGTCACGGCAGTAGCTCCGGACCTCAAGAGTGCTATCGAAAAGGCTTATGATAACGTCAAACGCATCCACTTCGACGGCCAGCAGGTCCGCAGCGACATCGGCGCCAAAGGATTGAAACACTTGAAATAG
- the purM gene encoding phosphoribosylformylglycinamidine cyclo-ligase translates to MLSNTNKGLTYADAGVDIDAGNKAVELMKDSVKATYRPEVLGDLGGFGGLFSLMNSDIKKPILVSGTDGVGTKLRLAIMMGKHDTVGQDCVAMSINDVLVQGAEPLFFLDYIAVGKLDPVQVATIVKGVANACQESGCALLGGETAEMAGFYAKDDYDLAGFGVGIVDRDKVITGENIKAGDVLIGLPSTGVHSNGFSLVRKIVLERQNMKLDQYVDELGMTIGECLLTPTRLYPRPCLPIIKNFTVKGMVHITGGGFYENIPRVLPKGVGVDIDVTSWPQLPIFGLLQKWGNVDAKEMYRTFNMGIGMIMIVDEKDADAVLKNLADRDEKAYVIGKVVDSDVPVTLRGGVFHD, encoded by the coding sequence ATGCTCTCGAACACAAATAAAGGATTGACTTATGCTGATGCCGGTGTCGACATCGATGCTGGCAACAAAGCCGTAGAATTGATGAAAGATTCGGTCAAAGCCACGTACCGTCCGGAAGTCCTCGGCGACCTGGGCGGTTTCGGCGGTCTCTTTTCCCTGATGAACAGCGACATCAAGAAACCCATCCTGGTCAGCGGCACCGACGGTGTCGGCACCAAGCTGCGCCTGGCCATCATGATGGGCAAGCACGATACAGTCGGCCAGGACTGCGTCGCTATGTCCATCAATGATGTCCTCGTCCAGGGCGCAGAACCGCTCTTTTTCCTGGACTACATCGCTGTCGGCAAGCTCGACCCGGTACAGGTTGCAACTATCGTCAAAGGCGTTGCTAATGCCTGCCAGGAATCGGGCTGCGCTCTCCTCGGCGGCGAAACGGCTGAAATGGCCGGTTTCTATGCCAAAGACGACTATGACCTGGCTGGCTTCGGCGTCGGCATCGTCGACCGCGACAAGGTCATTACCGGTGAAAACATCAAAGCCGGCGACGTCCTCATCGGCCTGCCTTCGACTGGGGTCCACTCCAACGGCTTCTCCCTGGTCCGCAAGATCGTCCTCGAACGGCAGAACATGAAGCTCGACCAGTACGTCGACGAACTGGGCATGACCATCGGTGAATGCCTGCTCACGCCGACCCGTCTCTATCCGCGTCCGTGCCTGCCGATTATCAAGAACTTCACCGTCAAGGGCATGGTCCACATCACAGGCGGCGGCTTCTATGAAAACATCCCCCGCGTCCTGCCGAAAGGCGTCGGCGTCGACATCGACGTCACGTCGTGGCCGCAGCTGCCGATTTTCGGGCTCCTCCAGAAGTGGGGCAACGTCGATGCCAAGGAAATGTACCGTACCTTCAACATGGGCATCGGCATGATCATGATCGTCGATGAAAAAGACGCAGATGCCGTCCTCAAGAATCTGGCAGACCGCGATGAAAAGGCCTATGTCATCGGCAAAGTCGTCGATTCCGACGTACCCGTAACCTTGCGGGGAGGCGTATTCCATGACTAA
- the purE gene encoding 5-(carboxyamino)imidazole ribonucleotide mutase produces the protein MKVGLIMGSDSDFPVMKKAIAIFKEFGVEYEVLLASAHRTPAAVREFVSTAEERGISAFVVGAGMAAHLPGVVASYTTLPVIGVPLESGSLQGMDALLAIVQMPSGIPVATVAINGAKNGALLAVQIGAASDAGLAKKYKAYRENMAKEVMEKNQKLQETVKSL, from the coding sequence TTGAAGGTCGGTTTGATCATGGGAAGCGATTCTGATTTTCCCGTTATGAAAAAAGCGATTGCTATTTTTAAAGAATTTGGTGTTGAATATGAAGTCTTGTTAGCGTCGGCCCACCGCACGCCGGCAGCTGTCCGGGAATTCGTTTCGACAGCCGAAGAACGGGGCATCAGTGCCTTTGTCGTCGGTGCCGGCATGGCCGCTCATCTGCCCGGTGTCGTTGCCAGCTATACGACGCTGCCCGTCATCGGTGTCCCCTTGGAAAGCGGCAGCCTCCAGGGCATGGATGCGCTGCTGGCCATCGTCCAGATGCCGTCGGGTATTCCCGTTGCCACCGTCGCCATCAACGGTGCCAAGAACGGAGCGCTCCTGGCTGTACAGATCGGCGCTGCCAGCGATGCCGGATTAGCTAAGAAATACAAGGCATACCGCGAAAACATGGCTAAAGAAGTCATGGAAAAGAACCAGAAATTGCAAGAAACCGTAAAGTCCCTCTAA
- a CDS encoding acyl CoA:acetate/3-ketoacid CoA transferase, which yields MTQFITPAEAARLVGDDMTLAVSGHAGFGTPDGLFKALHDRYADEGHPRNVTLVKIAGTGDGGQRGGDRLAADGLIGTIITSHFGMEKKLSDKVAADQCLAYTVPAGTLLELYRAIAAGRKGVWTDIGLHTLADPRRDGSKANEKTVREGKDIVRLMEIDGSEYLYYPAFPIQVCFIRGSLADEDGNISLQREAMIGEQLEVAEATHNSGGIVVVQVEDVVPRGSLDSRLVKIHHFLVDYVVVPRPKYHVQSFSTHGYRPELSGEGRKSIQSLPPHPLDNRKICARRAAMELKKGDVMNLGIGIPEIIGSVAAEEGFGPSLTLAADSGIIGGIPLSGLDMGAAVNAEAELKMADMFDICHGGGLDLCALGLAEIDAMGNVNVSKFHGRVTGPGGFIDLAQPTKKLILMGTFTAGGLREHCEDGRLVIDHEGKYQKFKTDIEQVTFSGSYAASHDQHVLVVTERAVFRLTQQGLMLTEIAPGMDLERDILGQMEFRPLIADDLRLMDSRIFQPNPMGIT from the coding sequence ATGACACAGTTTATTACGCCGGCCGAAGCGGCGCGTCTCGTCGGCGATGATATGACCCTGGCTGTCAGCGGTCATGCCGGCTTCGGTACGCCTGATGGTTTATTCAAGGCTCTCCACGACCGCTATGCCGACGAAGGGCATCCCCGCAACGTGACCTTGGTCAAGATTGCCGGTACTGGCGACGGCGGCCAGCGCGGCGGTGACCGACTGGCTGCAGACGGCCTCATTGGGACAATCATTACCAGTCATTTTGGCATGGAAAAGAAATTATCCGATAAGGTCGCAGCTGACCAGTGCCTGGCCTATACGGTCCCGGCTGGGACGCTCCTGGAACTGTACCGGGCTATTGCCGCCGGCCGTAAGGGCGTCTGGACCGACATCGGCCTGCATACCCTGGCCGACCCGCGCCGGGACGGCAGCAAGGCCAATGAAAAGACCGTCCGCGAAGGGAAAGACATCGTCCGCTTGATGGAAATCGATGGCAGCGAATACCTGTATTATCCGGCCTTTCCCATCCAGGTCTGCTTCATCCGCGGCTCCCTGGCCGATGAAGACGGCAACATTTCCCTCCAGCGCGAAGCCATGATCGGTGAACAGCTGGAAGTGGCCGAAGCGACGCATAATTCCGGCGGCATCGTCGTCGTCCAGGTCGAAGACGTCGTGCCCCGGGGAAGCCTCGATTCGCGCCTCGTGAAGATTCACCATTTCCTCGTCGACTACGTCGTCGTACCGCGGCCGAAGTATCACGTCCAGAGCTTTTCGACCCATGGCTACCGGCCGGAACTGAGCGGCGAAGGGCGCAAGTCCATCCAGTCCCTGCCGCCCCATCCCCTGGACAACCGCAAGATCTGTGCCCGCCGGGCCGCCATGGAACTGAAGAAGGGCGATGTCATGAACCTGGGAATCGGTATCCCGGAAATCATCGGTTCTGTCGCCGCCGAAGAAGGCTTCGGGCCGAGCTTGACCCTGGCTGCCGATTCGGGCATCATCGGTGGCATCCCCTTGTCGGGCCTCGATATGGGAGCGGCTGTCAATGCCGAAGCCGAGCTGAAGATGGCCGACATGTTCGACATCTGCCACGGCGGCGGCCTCGACCTCTGCGCCCTGGGCCTGGCGGAAATCGACGCCATGGGCAATGTCAATGTCTCGAAATTCCACGGCCGCGTCACCGGACCAGGAGGCTTCATCGATCTGGCCCAGCCTACGAAGAAACTCATCCTCATGGGGACCTTTACGGCCGGCGGCCTGCGGGAACACTGCGAAGACGGGCGCCTGGTCATCGACCATGAAGGGAAATACCAGAAGTTCAAGACGGACATCGAACAGGTCACTTTTTCCGGCTCTTATGCGGCCAGTCATGACCAGCACGTCCTGGTCGTCACTGAACGGGCCGTCTTCCGCCTGACACAGCAGGGCCTGATGCTGACGGAAATCGCCCCGGGCATGGACCTGGAACGGGACATCCTGGGCCAGATGGAATTTCGCCCGCTCATCGCCGACGACCTGCGACTCATGGACAGCCGCATCTTCCAGCCCAATCCCATGGGGATAACGTAA